The region GCGGTCGAGGTCGTCGCCCCGACGACTGGCGTGGAACAGCGCCGTCTCGAGGTCGAAGACGACGTCGGTCTTCTCGGCGAGCTCGGCCTCGAGGCGGGCGATCTCGAGGTCGCGCATCCGCTCGATCTCGGTCAGCTCGCGCAACCGCATGTCGGGGTCGTCGAGCGCGCTGCCGCGCACCGCGGCGAGCAGCCCACCGATCGCCTCCCCGCTCTCGGGGTCGGTCACGAGGCGGAGGAACACTTCGCGGTCGATGGCGCGGTCGAGGTGCTCGGCCTCGCGTCCCCCACGACGGTCGCGGCCGGCGGCGTCAGACATGGAAGCCCCCGCGACCCGACGCCCCGACGAGGTGCGCGACGAGGCCCGGCCAGACGCTGCTCTGGGGGTGCTCCTCCCAGATGCGGCACTGCTCTTTCAACCGCTCGCGCTGCGCGCGCCAGATCTCCTCGTTCCCGATGAGCAGCGCCACCAGGTCGGCGAACTCGCGGGCGTCGTCGGTCACCGGGATCAAATCCGTGACATCGGTCGGGATGCCCTCCGCCCCAACGGCTGTCGCAACGGTCGGGACGCCAGACTGGAGCGCCTCCACCGCCTTCAACTTCACCCCTGAACCGTACCTGATGGGGACGACCGCGAGTCGGAGGCTCGCGTAGAAGCGGTTGAGGTCGGGCACGACGCCGGCGTAGTGGATGGAGCTGCACTCGAAGCGGGTGACCTCGAGCGGCGGGTCCGAGCCGGTGACGACGAGCTCGGCACCCGGCACGCGCGCGAGGACGCGCGGCCAGACGTGGCGGGCGAACCACTTCAGGCCGTCGACGTTCGGGGAGCGCGGGCCGGCCGACCAGCCGGCGACGAAGCCCACCGCCCGTCGCTCGGAGAAGCCCTCGTCGGTCCAGGCGGCGTGGGCGAGGAGGGGGCCGTTCACCTCGACCCGCCGGCGTGCGTGACGGGTGAGGAGGTCGGCCTCCTCGTCGGAGATGCAGACGACGGCGTCGGCCTCGGCCGCGATCCGCTCCTCGAGGCGGCGCATCGCGGCCGCCTCGAGGAGCAGCTTCGCCCGCACCACCCCGGTCGCGAGCTTGGCCTGTCGCTCGAGGCGTCGGAAGTAGAGGGCTTCGGCGTCGTAGATCACGGGCACCCCCGGCAGACAGTCCGAGAGGATCGGCGAGGCGACCTCGTAGTTGTGCGGGCGCGAGACGATGACGAGGTCGTAGCCGCCGCCCGCCGCGTGCACCTCCGCGAGGTGACGCTCGAGAGGGATGTCGAGGATCTCGACGTTCTTCGGCCCGGCGTGCGGCGTCGCGTCGCTCGCGCCGAAGGTCGGGAAGAGGGTGACCGTCACGTCGCCGGCGCGTTGCAGCTCGGTGATCGTGTCGATCATCCGCCCGTAGCCCGAGCCGAGCGTCGCGTCGGGGACGTAGTCCTCGACGAGCAGGATGCGCAGCGGGCGGCGGGCGGTGACGCCGTTGGCGTCGCTCATCGGCCCGCCCCTCGCCCGGCGCGGCGGAGGACCGCGGTCGCGAGCTTGCGGCTCGCCTCGTCGAGCATCTCGCCGGCGTCCCGCAGGGCTCCCCTCTTCTCGTCGAGCTCGGCCGCGTCGAGGGCGGCGAGCATCGCCTCGGCGCGCGCCACCTGCGCAGGAGGGGGCGTAAAGAGGGCGTTCAGGGTCGCGATCTGGCTCGGGTGGATGGCCCACTTGCCGTCGAAGCCGAGGGCGCGGGTGCGCCCCGCGAAGGCCGCCAGCCCCTCGTCGTCGTCGAGGCGGAGAAAGGGGCCGTCGATCGCCTGCAGGCCGTGCACCCGCGCCGCGACGAGGAGCGCGAGGTGGACCGCGTGGTAGTGGTCGCCCGGGTAGCCCGACGGAGCCTCCCCGCCCGTGAGCATCGGCATGCCGAGCGAGGCGGCGAGGTCCACGGGGCCGAGGATCACCGCCTCGAGGCGGGGCGAGGCGGCACAGATCTCCTCGACGCTCGCGAGACCGCGCGCCGACTCGATCTGCACCTCGACCCCCGTCCGCCCTGGCGCGAGCCCGACCTCGGCCTCGACCTGGGAGAGCACGAGGTCGAGCGCCACGACCTGTGCCGCGCTCTCGGCCTTCGGGAGCATCACGACGTCGAGGCGTTCGCCTGACCGGCCGACCACCTCGAGCACGTCGCGCAGCGTGTGCGTGGTCGACCAGCCGTTGATGCGGACCCCGAGGACCGCCTCTCCGAAGTCGAGGTCGTGCACCGCCGAGACGACCTTGTCGCGCGCCGCCGCCTTCTCCGAAGGGGCGACCGCGTCCTCGAGGTCGAGGAGGAACATGTCGGCGGCAAGCGTCGGCGCCTTGTGCAGGAAGCGATCGGAGGAGCCCGGGACGGCGAGGACCGAGCGGCGCGGCAACTCGCGGCTGCGTTCGGACATCGTCCTCAGGCCGCCAGCTCGGCGGGGACGCACTGCTCGGTGATCAGCCGCTCGAATCGGGCGGGATCGCCGGCGACATAGCGGCGGCACAGCGGGAGGCCTTCGACGTAGCAGGTGATGTAGGCCCGCCAGGTCGGGTCGAAGAGGAACTCGACGCTCTTCTTCGCCCGCTCGGGAGGGAGGAGCGCGAGACGGGCGACCTCGTCGACGACCACCTCGGGATCCGCGCCGTCGGCGTGCAGCCGGAAGGCGGCGTTGGCGCGCACCGCGCCGAGCGCCTCCCCCGCCTCGGCGACGACCGCCACGGTGTCCGGGTCGTAGGGGATGCCGAGCGGTCGCAGGTGCTCGGCGACGAGCTGCTCGGGGCGGCGGCCCATGACGATCTCGAGGCCGAGGTCGGCGAGGCCCTCCGCGATCAGGCACTGCGGGGTACCGACGAGGAAGATCGACTCCTCGAGGTAGCGGCGGCGGCGCACCAGCCCGACCTCCTTGCGACTGTGCTCGGTGTGGTGGCCCGGGTAGGCCTCGTGTGCGACGAGGTGGGCGAGCGAGGGCGAGAGCACCGGCAGGTCGGTGTTGATCGCCACCCGCGAGCGCAGGTCGCCGAGGTAGTAGTTGAAGCCCGACCAGGGCTGATGGTCCACGAGCGCGAACTCGACCGACTCGCCCTCGGGGAGGCCGAAGAGCCGCCCCGTGCGCTCGCGCAGGTCCTCGGCGAGCGAGGCGATCGCCGACTCGAGGCGGTCGGGCGGAACGACCTGGGACTCGCGCCAGGCGATGTAGCGCTCGGCGAGCGGGCCGCTGCCGGGCACGACCTCGTCGAGGCGGCGGTGGGCGGCGAGGATTTCGTCCTCCTCGACGCGATGGGGGCGCACGCCGTAGCAGGACTCGACCTCGTCGGCGTAGTCGAGATGCTCACCGGCGAGCACCCGCGCGCTCGTCAACAGGCCGAGGACCTGGGCGCGCAGGAACCGCCGCCGCCCCTCGACCTCGCCTGCCGGGTCGTCGCCGGGCGCTCCGAGTGGCGTCCCGCCGTCGATCGCGCCGAGCAGCTGGCGGGCTTCAGCGGCGAGCGCCTGCGGCGGGCGCGGTGGCGCGCCCTCGGACTCGCGGCGCAACTCGGGCGGGCCGTAGTAGGCGTCGATGAAGCCGTCGATGTGCCGCCCGATGGCCAGTCCGAGGCGCAGGTAGGAGCCGACGACTCCCTGCTCGTCGGGGTGCGCCCTCATCGGGGGCGGCCCGACGGTGTGCGAGGTGCGGGGTAACTCACTCCCGCACCGTCGCGAGGAGCTCGGGGGGGACCGGGCAGCGCGCGCGCGCCGCGGCGTCGCGCAGCCGCAACGGACCCTCCGGCCCGGCGATCACGGCCCGCCCGTCGAGGGCGACGAGGGCGAGCTCGGGGGTAGGGCCCTCCGCGTCGAGGTCCTCGTCCGGCCCGCCGACAGGGAGGGCGCTGCCACGGGACTGGCGCGCTCGCTGCGGCTGACCCGTCCCGGCACGCAACGCGGCGAAGAGCGCCGCAGGGAGCAGTCGGCCACAGCCGGCGACCACCCACAGCTCGAGCTCGCCGGCGGCCCCTGCGAGGGCCGCTGCCAGCGGGTCGAAGAGCGCCCCGTCGGGCGCCACCGCAGCCGCCTCGACGACGACCGCGCCCGCTCCGTCCAGGGCCTCGGCGATCTCGTGGCCGAGAAAGCCTTCGACCTCGACCGTGTCGCCGATGCGCCTCAGCTGGTAGCGCAGCGAGGCGGCCGTCCCGACGAGGTGGACGGTGAGGTCGGGGCGCTCCCGCAACGCCGAGTCGATGATCGCCCCACCGGTCGTGACGAGCGTGGCGGCGCCGGGGAGCGCCGCGGCGAGCTCGTCGGCGGTCGGGTCCTCGTTCAGCGCCGCGGCGAGCTCCTCGGCGCGTGCCGCGGGTCGGTCGGCGCTGAGCAGCTCCGCACAGACCCACCACAGCGGCGCGCACGAGGGGTGGAACTCGAGAAGCCGACGCGCCGCGGGGACGAGCGCCCGTGGTTCCGCGGCGAGCGCGCCGAGCGCCAGCGCGGCCTCCTCGGCGAGCAGCGAAGGGTCGACGTCCCCGGCGCGGGCGACGTAGCGCAACCGTTCGATCGGATGCATAAACCGGAGGGTAGTGCGCGACCCGGCCGCCGACGGCGGGTCAGGCGCCGACGATGCCGCCGCGGGTCATCGCGAGCACGTCGAGGGCCGCGTCGACCTCCTCCTCGGAGAGGAGGGCCATCTCGAGCACGACCTGGCGGAGGTCCTTGTTCTCGGCGAGCGCCGACTTCACGACCTTCGCTGCGTTCTCGTAGCCGATGTAGGGGTTGAGCGCGGTGACGATCGAAGGGGAGGAGAGCGCGTA is a window of Acidimicrobiales bacterium DNA encoding:
- a CDS encoding glycosyltransferase family 4 protein; this translates as MSDANGVTARRPLRILLVEDYVPDATLGSGYGRMIDTITELQRAGDVTVTLFPTFGASDATPHAGPKNVEILDIPLERHLAEVHAAGGGYDLVIVSRPHNYEVASPILSDCLPGVPVIYDAEALYFRRLERQAKLATGVVRAKLLLEAAAMRRLEERIAAEADAVVCISDEEADLLTRHARRRVEVNGPLLAHAAWTDEGFSERRAVGFVAGWSAGPRSPNVDGLKWFARHVWPRVLARVPGAELVVTGSDPPLEVTRFECSSIHYAGVVPDLNRFYASLRLAVVPIRYGSGVKLKAVEALQSGVPTVATAVGAEGIPTDVTDLIPVTDDAREFADLVALLIGNEEIWRAQRERLKEQCRIWEEHPQSSVWPGLVAHLVGASGRGGFHV
- a CDS encoding CoA ester lyase, whose protein sequence is MSERSRELPRRSVLAVPGSSDRFLHKAPTLAADMFLLDLEDAVAPSEKAAARDKVVSAVHDLDFGEAVLGVRINGWSTTHTLRDVLEVVGRSGERLDVVMLPKAESAAQVVALDLVLSQVEAEVGLAPGRTGVEVQIESARGLASVEEICAASPRLEAVILGPVDLAASLGMPMLTGGEAPSGYPGDHYHAVHLALLVAARVHGLQAIDGPFLRLDDDEGLAAFAGRTRALGFDGKWAIHPSQIATLNALFTPPPAQVARAEAMLAALDAAELDEKRGALRDAGEMLDEASRKLATAVLRRAGRGAGR